The Gemella haemolysans ATCC 10379 genome contains the following window.
AAAGTTTTTATTTTTAAACATAGACTCCACATCCTTTATAAAAATTTTAACGATAAAAAAATTTTGACAGTTAAAATATTATTTAACAGCTCCTAGCGAGCTGTAGAAATAATACTAATACTAACACTATTTTTATTTTCTGAGGAGAATTTCTTTTCTAGTTTTTTAACTTCATTCCAGAAATCTTTCATGTCTTCTTTATTTATATTGAAATTAACTGAAGTATTGTTAAATAAGTCGTTAAAGATACTAGGTGAAGGTACAAATGCCTGTGCAGTCGGTAGATAGTATTTTTGAATTATACCATTTATTGTATCTGTATCAACTACTTCGATAAAACTATTTTCCTCTAGAATATTAAGATGATAGTGTATTTTAGTTCTATTAATTTTTAATAGTTTAGCAAGTTCTTTTGAATTTTTCTTTTCTGTACCGAGTGTTGTAAGAATACTTATTCTTAAAGGATCAGAAATAACCTTTAGTTTCTCGATATCTGTTATATATTGTATATCTTTAATAATAATCATTCCTTTCTTACTAATATTATATAACTAACTCCATCAACTGTCAATTAACTTTGAACGTTAAAATTATATTTTTTATAA
Protein-coding sequences here:
- a CDS encoding ArsR/SmtB family transcription factor, producing the protein MIIIKDIQYITDIEKLKVISDPLRISILTTLGTEKKNSKELAKLLKINRTKIHYHLNILEENSFIEVVDTDTINGIIQKYYLPTAQAFVPSPSIFNDLFNNTSVNFNINKEDMKDFWNEVKKLEKKFSSENKNSVSISIISTAR